The nucleotide sequence CATGTCCTCATTCGCTGCCCAGGCAGAAACCACAAAGCCCAGCAGCACTCCCCCTATCCCGGCCAGCGCCAGCGTAATATACGTCTCTAGCAGCACAGGGAGAAAGATGCCTTGATGCAGCGGCTCAAAGAGGTCTACGATGACCACCATCGCCGCCATTTGCAGCAGGGTCAGCAGGCTAAAGACAATGAGCTTGGAGAGCATATAGGGCATGATCCCCAGATTCACCGCGCGCTCGCGCCGATAGACCGCCACCTCTTTGACGATCTCGCGCGAGCCACCAAGGAGACCAAAGAGGATTGGAATCAGCGACAGCATAAAGACTATCCGCTGCGCGTCGCCGTTATGCCCGGCCACCTCAAAATCTTGCAGCGCCTGGTTAGCGCCTCCGCGCGCCTGGGCGTAGGCGATCCCGTCTGGATTCGTCTGAAGGAATGTCAGCACCCGATCACAGGTCACAACATTACCCTGCGTGGACACGCCCTGCACTATCAGCACCTGGCCTGTCGCTGTGCGGATTTGCGGCTGGCATTGGATGATGCTGTCCCCATCCAGAATGCCAGGCCCCAGCCCAAAGCGAATCAAGACCATCAGCAGAATAGCGACCAGCGGCGCCTGCAAGAGCAAAACGAGCAGCGTAGGTACATCGTTTTTCAGCAGTTCCAGCCGACGCAGCGAAAGCAGGGAAAATTGTTTCCAGAAGCTGCCGCGCTTTGCCCGCTTGATCTCGCTGAGCGGCATAGTTCCAGCAGGGGCTGCGCTGGCTTCTCTGAGCGG is from Ktedonobacterales bacterium and encodes:
- a CDS encoding ABC transporter permease, with amino-acid sequence KMMVLLRKLADKGHTIVLVTHATNNINVCDYVCFLAQGGRLAYFGSPDGAKEFFGKSEFAEIYTALEATDEAANLPEEAEARFKVSQAYQDYVAQPLREASAAPAGTMPLSEIKRAKRGSFWKQFSLLSLRRLELLKNDVPTLLVLLLQAPLVAILLMVLIRFGLGPGILDGDSIIQCQPQIRTATGQVLIVQGVSTQGNVVTCDRVLTFLQTNPDGIAYAQARGGANQALQDFEVAGHNGDAQRIVFMLSLIPILFGLLGGSREIVKEVAVYRRERAVNLGIMPYMLSKLIVFSLLTLLQMAAMVVIVDLFEPLHQGIFLPVLLETYITLALAGIGGVLLGFVVSAWAANEDMAASLLAVAIVPQVIFSGVVVPLKDVVSQSVAMIFPLRWAMSGLGSSLGLHSDLIGGDRLFGDSYLYHSTLYSSYTPANATQHLILCWIVMGVISIVMILLIGLALKHKDARK